One genomic region from Mycobacterium basiliense encodes:
- the cofD gene encoding 2-phospho-L-lactate transferase encodes MKVTVLVGGVGGARFLLGVQHLLDLGQFATPDDDARHELTAIVNIGDDAWIHGLRICPDLDTCMYTLGGGVDPERGWGHRDETWHAREELAHYGVQPDWFQLGDRDLATHLVRTQMLGAGYPLSQVTTALCDRWRPGATLLPASNDRCETHAVITDPVDNSPRAIHFQEWWVRYRAQLPTHSFAYVGAEKASATTEAVEAIKAADLVMLAPSNPVVSIGAILAVPGMRAALRATTAPIVGYSPIIDGKPLRGMADACLSVIGVDSTAAAVGRHYGARSATGILDGWLVAEGDSADIEGVAVASIPLLMSDPKATAAMVRAGFDLMGVAP; translated from the coding sequence GTGAAGGTCACCGTTCTGGTCGGCGGAGTCGGCGGCGCCCGCTTCCTACTCGGGGTCCAGCACTTACTGGACCTGGGCCAGTTTGCCACACCCGACGATGACGCGCGGCACGAATTGACCGCAATAGTCAACATCGGCGACGACGCCTGGATCCACGGGCTGCGTATCTGCCCCGACCTGGACACCTGCATGTACACCCTGGGTGGCGGCGTCGATCCGGAACGCGGCTGGGGCCACCGTGACGAAACCTGGCACGCCAGAGAGGAACTCGCGCACTACGGCGTGCAACCCGACTGGTTCCAACTCGGCGACCGGGACCTGGCCACGCACCTGGTGCGCACCCAGATGCTGGGGGCCGGCTACCCGCTTTCGCAGGTCACCACGGCGCTGTGCGACCGCTGGCGGCCCGGCGCGACGCTGCTTCCCGCCAGCAACGATCGTTGCGAGACTCATGCGGTAATTACTGACCCCGTGGATAATTCGCCTCGGGCCATCCACTTTCAGGAGTGGTGGGTGCGCTATCGCGCCCAGCTGCCCACGCACAGCTTCGCCTACGTCGGCGCCGAAAAAGCCAGCGCCACAACCGAAGCGGTAGAAGCGATAAAGGCAGCCGACCTCGTCATGCTGGCACCGTCCAACCCAGTGGTTAGCATCGGCGCCATCCTGGCGGTGCCCGGTATGCGTGCCGCGCTGCGGGCCACCACCGCTCCGATCGTCGGCTACTCGCCGATCATCGACGGAAAACCATTGCGTGGCATGGCTGATGCATGCCTCTCGGTGATCGGAGTGGATTCCACCGCCGCGGCGGTTGGCCGGCACTATGGGGCCCGCAGCGCCACCGGGATCCTCGATGGCTGGCTGGTCGCCGAGGGCGACAGCGCCGACATCGAAGGCGTCGCGGTGGCATCGATACCCCTGCTGATGAGCGACCCGAAGGCAACGGCCGCCATGGTGCGAGCCGGGTTCGACCTGATGGGTGTGGCGCCGTGA
- a CDS encoding WhiB family transcriptional regulator: protein MGGTPHTVAGSAVDAMTVPSMEIGRPHLSLVPDAPAAFEPEPLPVSAEPPSEQWQDRALCAQTDPEAFFPEKGGSTREAKKICLGCEVRHECLEYALAHDERFGIWGGLSERERRRLKRGII from the coding sequence ATGGGAGGCACACCGCACACCGTTGCCGGTTCGGCTGTCGATGCGATGACAGTGCCATCGATGGAAATTGGTCGACCGCATTTGAGTTTGGTTCCCGATGCGCCCGCCGCATTCGAGCCCGAACCCCTGCCGGTCTCCGCAGAACCGCCGAGTGAGCAATGGCAAGACCGTGCCCTTTGTGCGCAAACGGATCCCGAGGCGTTTTTCCCGGAGAAGGGTGGCTCCACCCGGGAGGCTAAGAAGATCTGCCTGGGGTGCGAGGTGCGCCATGAGTGCCTGGAGTACGCGCTGGCGCACGACGAGCGTTTCGGCATCTGGGGTGGCTTGTCCGAGCGCGAGCGTCGACGCCTCAAACGCGGCATCATCTGA
- a CDS encoding metallopeptidase family protein, producing MRGPLLPPTVPGWRSRAERFDMAVLEAYEPIERRWQDRVSELDIAVDEIPRIAAKDPESVQWPPEVIADGPIALARLIPAGVDVRGNATRARIVLFRKPIERRAKDTLELGELLHEILVAQVAIYLDVDPTVIDPTIDDD from the coding sequence TTGCGAGGTCCGCTGCTGCCGCCGACGGTGCCCGGATGGCGTAGCCGGGCCGAACGGTTTGATATGGCGGTTCTGGAGGCCTACGAACCCATCGAGCGTCGTTGGCAGGATCGGGTGTCCGAACTGGACATCGCGGTCGATGAGATTCCCCGCATCGCGGCCAAGGACCCGGAGAGTGTGCAGTGGCCACCGGAGGTCATTGCGGACGGTCCGATCGCGCTGGCCCGGCTGATCCCGGCTGGGGTCGATGTCCGCGGAAACGCTACACGGGCGCGAATTGTCTTGTTCCGCAAGCCAATCGAGCGGCGCGCAAAAGACACGCTCGAGCTTGGCGAATTGCTTCATGAGATTCTGGTGGCCCAGGTGGCAATTTACCTGGACGTAGATCCCACGGTCATCGATCCGACGATCGACGACGACTGA
- a CDS encoding Eco57I restriction-modification methylase domain-containing protein: MKTFAGKSAASADKVRGGYYTPAPVARFLARWVLQAGPKILDPSCGDGRILRELASASRDARGVELVAHEAAKARKFAPVDTEDLFTWLGTARGGSWDGVAGNPPYIRFGNWPADQRSPAMDLMRRAGLRPTRLTNAWVPFVVASTTLVREGGRVGLVLPAELLQVTYAEQLRQFLLSRFRDITLVTFERLVFDGVLQEVVLFCGVVGRGTARIRTINLRDADALAGTDFGGEAAPALMHESEKWTKYFLRPTAIQTLRTLRQCDTMTSLGRVAEVDVGIVTGRNTFFTFTDDQARQLRLKQHCVPLVSRSAQLRGLVYDLDCRAGDVAAQHRTWLLDAAREPTDPALVAHIEAGEAAGVHRGYKCSIRKPWWRTPSLWIPDLFMLRQIHRAPRLTVNTAAATSTDTVHRVRLKATPPQLDATALATAFHNSVTFAFAEIMGRSYGGGILELEPGEAEQLPIPPPTPACAELARDVDLLLKANEIDKALDIVDRHILIDELGFSPQIVTDCRSAWMTLRDRRTKRGAR; this comes from the coding sequence ATGAAGACGTTCGCGGGCAAGAGCGCCGCGTCGGCCGACAAGGTTCGCGGCGGCTACTACACGCCGGCGCCGGTGGCCCGCTTTCTTGCCCGCTGGGTGCTGCAAGCCGGGCCCAAGATTCTAGATCCCTCCTGCGGTGACGGCCGAATCCTGCGTGAACTGGCCAGCGCCAGTCGTGACGCCCGCGGTGTGGAACTCGTCGCGCACGAGGCCGCCAAGGCACGCAAGTTCGCGCCAGTGGACACCGAGGACCTGTTCACCTGGCTCGGCACCGCCAGGGGCGGCAGCTGGGATGGGGTGGCAGGCAATCCGCCGTATATCCGGTTCGGGAACTGGCCGGCAGACCAACGATCTCCGGCAATGGACCTAATGCGCCGCGCGGGCCTGCGCCCCACCAGACTGACCAACGCGTGGGTTCCGTTCGTCGTGGCAAGCACCACGTTGGTACGCGAGGGCGGACGGGTGGGTCTGGTGCTACCCGCCGAACTGCTTCAGGTCACCTATGCCGAACAATTGCGCCAATTTCTGTTGAGCCGCTTCCGTGACATCACGCTGGTGACCTTCGAACGATTGGTGTTCGACGGAGTTCTGCAGGAGGTCGTGTTGTTCTGCGGCGTGGTCGGCCGTGGCACCGCACGGATCCGCACGATCAATCTCCGCGACGCAGACGCTCTTGCCGGCACCGACTTCGGTGGCGAGGCGGCTCCAGCGCTCATGCACGAATCGGAGAAGTGGACCAAATACTTTCTCCGCCCCACCGCGATCCAGACGCTGCGCACGCTCAGGCAGTGCGACACCATGACCAGCCTGGGCAGGGTCGCCGAGGTGGACGTCGGAATCGTGACGGGCCGCAACACCTTCTTCACGTTCACCGACGACCAGGCCCGGCAATTGCGGCTAAAACAGCATTGCGTGCCCCTCGTTTCACGCAGCGCACAACTGCGCGGCCTGGTCTACGACCTCGATTGCCGAGCCGGCGATGTCGCCGCACAGCACCGCACCTGGCTGCTTGACGCTGCCCGCGAACCCACCGACCCAGCCCTGGTCGCGCACATCGAAGCCGGCGAGGCCGCCGGCGTCCACCGCGGCTACAAATGCTCCATCCGCAAGCCGTGGTGGCGCACACCGTCGCTATGGATCCCAGACCTGTTCATGCTGCGCCAGATTCACCGCGCCCCGCGCCTGACCGTCAACACCGCGGCGGCAACGAGCACCGACACCGTGCATCGGGTCCGGCTCAAGGCAACGCCGCCACAGCTCGACGCCACCGCACTGGCCACCGCGTTTCACAACAGCGTGACATTTGCTTTTGCCGAGATCATGGGCCGCAGTTACGGCGGCGGCATCTTGGAGCTCGAACCCGGCGAGGCCGAGCAGCTCCCCATTCCACCACCCACACCCGCCTGTGCCGAATTGGCGCGCGACGTCGACCTGCTGCTGAAGGCCAACGAAATTGACAAGGCGCTCGACATCGTGGACCGACATATCCTGATCGACGAGCTCGGCTTTTCGCCGCAGATCGTGACAGATTGTCGATCGGCATGGATGACGCTGCGCGATCGCCGGACCAAGCGAGGAGCCCGTTGA
- a CDS encoding DUF3499 domain-containing protein, whose protein sequence is MNVPRRCCRPGCPHYAVATLTFVYSDSTAVVGPLATAREPHSWDLCVGHAGRITAPRGWELVRHAGPLPTHPDEDDLVALADAVREGGPDAETSYAGRDGARLNGYDGFADPVVQHAGAHATAPSGGVFAPSEPRSGRRRGHLRVLPDPAD, encoded by the coding sequence GTGAACGTACCCCGTCGCTGTTGCCGGCCCGGGTGTCCGCACTATGCAGTGGCAACGTTGACGTTTGTCTACTCGGATTCGACGGCGGTGGTCGGTCCGCTCGCCACTGCGCGGGAACCGCACTCCTGGGATCTATGCGTGGGACATGCCGGGCGTATCACGGCTCCGCGCGGGTGGGAATTGGTTCGGCACGCCGGGCCGCTACCCACCCATCCCGATGAAGACGACCTGGTGGCGCTGGCCGACGCGGTGCGCGAGGGCGGCCCAGACGCGGAGACGTCCTACGCGGGCAGGGATGGTGCACGGTTGAACGGCTACGACGGATTTGCCGACCCCGTCGTACAGCATGCCGGGGCGCACGCCACCGCGCCGAGTGGCGGCGTGTTCGCACCGTCCGAACCACGCTCCGGACGCCGTCGCGGACACCTGCGGGTTTTACCCGACCCCGCTGACTAG
- a CDS encoding coenzyme F420-0:L-glutamate ligase, protein MPPTGEHGTASAIQILPIAGLPDFRPGDDLVAAVATAAPWLRDGDVVVVTSKVVSKCEGRLVAAPEDPEQRDQLRRKLVDDEAVRVLARKGRTLITENRLGLVQAAAGVDGSNVGRSELALLPIDPDASAATLRAGLRERLGVTVAVVVTDTMGRAWRNGQIDAAVGAAGLAVLHNYSGAVDRYGNELVVTEIAVADEVAAAADLVKGKLTAMPVAVVRGLPEHVVGDPDATARQLLRPGADDLFWLGTAEAIDLGRQQAQLLRRSVRSFADQPVDAQLVESAIAEALTAPAPHHTRPVRFVWLQTDDTRTRLLDRMKDKWRADLAGDGRPADAVERRVARGQILYDAPEVVIPMLVPEGAHAYPDAARTQAEHTMFTVAVGAAVQALLVALAVRGLGSCWIGSTIFAADLVREELGLPADWEPLGAIAIGYGSDPPAPRDPALVGDLLIRK, encoded by the coding sequence CTGCCGCCGACGGGCGAACACGGCACCGCCTCGGCCATCCAGATTCTACCCATTGCCGGCCTTCCCGACTTCCGCCCCGGCGACGATCTCGTTGCGGCCGTGGCGACCGCCGCACCGTGGCTGCGCGACGGTGATGTCGTCGTGGTCACCAGCAAGGTGGTGTCCAAGTGCGAGGGACGGCTGGTGGCGGCTCCCGAAGACCCGGAGCAGCGAGATCAGCTACGTCGCAAGCTGGTCGACGATGAGGCGGTGCGGGTGCTGGCACGCAAGGGCCGGACCCTGATCACCGAGAACCGGCTCGGGCTGGTGCAGGCCGCTGCCGGCGTGGACGGATCCAACGTGGGCAGATCCGAACTCGCTTTGCTGCCAATCGATCCCGATGCCAGTGCGGCCACCCTGCGTGCCGGGCTGCGCGAGCGGCTGGGCGTCACTGTCGCGGTGGTCGTCACCGACACCATGGGCCGCGCCTGGCGTAACGGGCAGATCGACGCCGCGGTCGGGGCCGCCGGCCTGGCGGTGCTGCACAACTATTCGGGTGCCGTGGACCGATATGGCAACGAGTTGGTCGTCACCGAAATCGCGGTTGCCGACGAGGTAGCCGCCGCCGCCGATCTGGTCAAAGGCAAACTGACCGCGATGCCGGTGGCGGTGGTTCGCGGTCTTCCAGAACATGTGGTGGGCGACCCCGACGCGACGGCTCGACAGCTGCTGCGGCCTGGCGCCGACGACCTCTTCTGGTTGGGCACCGCCGAGGCCATCGACCTGGGCCGCCAGCAGGCCCAACTGTTGCGCCGGTCGGTCCGTAGCTTTGCCGACCAACCGGTCGATGCGCAGCTCGTCGAGTCCGCCATCGCCGAGGCGCTCACCGCGCCGGCCCCGCATCACACTCGGCCGGTGCGGTTCGTCTGGCTGCAGACCGACGACACCCGCACTCGGCTGCTCGATCGCATGAAGGACAAGTGGCGAGCCGATCTCGCCGGCGACGGCCGGCCCGCCGACGCCGTTGAACGCCGGGTGGCTCGCGGCCAGATCCTCTACGACGCTCCCGAAGTCGTCATCCCGATGCTGGTGCCCGAAGGCGCACATGCCTACCCCGACGCCGCCCGCACCCAAGCCGAGCACACCATGTTCACCGTCGCGGTGGGAGCCGCCGTGCAAGCCCTGCTGGTCGCGCTGGCGGTGCGCGGACTGGGTAGTTGCTGGATCGGCTCGACCATCTTCGCGGCCGACCTGGTTCGCGAAGAGCTGGGGTTGCCGGCGGACTGGGAGCCGCTGGGCGCCATCGCCATCGGCTATGGTTCCGATCCACCCGCACCGCGCGACCCGGCGCTCGTCGGGGATTTGTTGATCCGCAAGTGA